Proteins from a genomic interval of Deltaproteobacteria bacterium:
- the smpB gene encoding SsrA-binding protein SmpB, producing MSDDFKIIASHRKATFLYEISERFEAGIVLQGSEVKSLREAKVSLSDAYAGFHREELYLFNCHINPYFNAAQFNHEPLRMRKLLMHQKELFKLHEKIETKGFTLIPTKLYFKKGKVKVELGLGKGKKMFDKRESTKKREQNREMDRAMKSKNKF from the coding sequence ATGTCCGACGATTTTAAAATCATTGCCTCGCATCGCAAGGCCACTTTTCTCTACGAAATTTCGGAGCGTTTTGAGGCAGGGATTGTGTTGCAGGGTTCCGAAGTCAAATCGCTGCGTGAGGCCAAGGTCAGCTTGAGTGATGCCTATGCCGGGTTTCACCGCGAAGAACTCTACTTGTTCAATTGCCACATCAACCCCTACTTTAATGCGGCACAATTTAATCATGAGCCACTCCGCATGCGGAAGTTACTGATGCATCAAAAGGAGCTGTTCAAGCTGCATGAAAAAATTGAGACGAAGGGCTTTACTTTAATTCCAACAAAACTTTATTTTAAAAAGGGAAAGGTGAAGGTGGAGCTTGGTTTGGGCAAAGGAAAAAAAATGTTTGATAAACGAGAAAGTACCAAAAAACGTGAGCAGAATCGCGAGATGGATAGGGCGATGAAAAGTAAAAATAAATTCTGA
- a CDS encoding LysM peptidoglycan-binding domain-containing protein, with amino-acid sequence MIKKTVIMLSLALVFSSCASSSKQSVKSSAKKRYQYSEKHSNRGFEEEGSQDSQDSLEDLIYSELSKRQQAILKKYRVPTSHSLGGTKFDIPIVVNDRVQNWIDYFVNGSGRKHYARYLARSTRFVPTELRVLKENGAPKDLIFLSMMESGFNTHAFSSASAAGLWQFIRSTGKLYGLESDFWLDERRDPEKASSAAARHLKDLYVEFGDWYLAFAGYNAGAGKVRRAIEATGSRNFWDLAASSYLRQETKDYVPKILAAAIIGKSPEKYGFTDVVFQDPIAIEKVTISTPADIYVLAECVGVDVDFIRLINPELTRNMTPPNRPNFQVNIPKGTKRSFEQKFARLSPSERLENVRYVAHRKDTFKTIARANGISIETIERANPGVTRISEGVALLIPKTFDSAPVVPPSLSYPSDSRGITLAGLMNEKPEKEKLDKNRKKARGLARNEKVKEKQANENDGEMKIAWKENKPEERAEDKTDNRKTSFKTDELASSEKIEGKPDQSLEPSASANVEPQAQESNNNSNEDQIAQALAKVQSQETASNEPLTVAASEESVTDAEEVKVVKVKKTGEEAGTKNSKKREEKSVYYQVKKGENLTQIAERYKISVSDLKEWNNLERRKNLWVNEKLLVKNPSKNSSPVARSVASKPKVIAYKVQRGDTIIKIAKRYDLKPQEILSYNKMNHKNTIRPGLVLKIPSKSSRA; translated from the coding sequence GTGATTAAAAAAACGGTTATCATGTTGTCTTTAGCGCTTGTTTTTTCCTCTTGCGCATCTTCCTCCAAACAGTCCGTCAAATCTTCGGCCAAAAAACGCTACCAATATTCAGAAAAACATTCCAATAGGGGCTTTGAAGAAGAAGGGAGTCAAGACTCCCAGGATTCTCTCGAAGACCTTATCTATTCGGAACTTTCTAAACGTCAGCAAGCCATCCTGAAAAAATACCGTGTGCCTACAAGCCATTCTCTTGGTGGCACCAAGTTTGATATTCCCATTGTGGTGAATGATCGGGTTCAAAACTGGATTGATTATTTTGTGAATGGTTCCGGGCGCAAGCATTATGCGCGCTATCTTGCTCGTTCAACACGTTTTGTTCCCACTGAGCTTCGCGTCCTCAAGGAAAATGGAGCACCAAAGGATTTAATTTTTCTATCCATGATGGAAAGTGGTTTTAACACCCATGCCTTTTCTTCTGCCTCGGCGGCCGGCCTTTGGCAATTTATACGGTCTACGGGTAAGCTCTACGGTTTGGAATCGGATTTTTGGTTGGATGAGAGGCGTGATCCTGAAAAAGCTTCGTCCGCTGCTGCAAGACACCTAAAAGATTTATATGTGGAATTTGGAGACTGGTATTTAGCCTTTGCGGGCTACAATGCAGGGGCGGGCAAGGTAAGGCGGGCGATAGAGGCGACGGGTTCCAGAAATTTTTGGGATTTGGCGGCTTCGAGCTATCTAAGGCAAGAAACCAAGGACTATGTCCCCAAAATTTTAGCAGCCGCCATTATTGGAAAATCTCCTGAAAAATATGGTTTTACCGATGTGGTTTTTCAGGATCCCATTGCCATTGAGAAGGTGACTATTTCTACACCGGCGGATATCTACGTCTTGGCAGAGTGCGTGGGAGTAGATGTAGATTTTATCCGGCTGATTAACCCAGAACTCACCCGCAACATGACTCCTCCCAACCGACCCAATTTTCAAGTGAATATCCCCAAGGGAACCAAACGCAGTTTCGAACAAAAATTTGCCAGGCTTTCGCCTTCGGAGCGTTTGGAAAATGTTCGATACGTTGCCCATCGCAAAGACACCTTCAAGACGATTGCCCGAGCCAATGGGATATCCATCGAAACGATTGAACGAGCAAACCCGGGTGTGACGCGAATTTCTGAGGGGGTGGCCTTATTGATTCCAAAAACTTTTGATTCTGCCCCTGTGGTTCCCCCTTCTCTTTCTTATCCCTCCGATTCCAGGGGGATTACCTTGGCGGGCTTGATGAACGAGAAGCCTGAGAAGGAGAAATTGGACAAGAATCGCAAGAAGGCCCGTGGGCTTGCTCGAAACGAGAAGGTGAAGGAGAAGCAGGCAAATGAGAATGATGGAGAAATGAAAATTGCCTGGAAAGAAAACAAGCCAGAAGAAAGAGCGGAAGACAAAACAGACAATAGAAAAACTTCTTTCAAAACGGACGAATTGGCTTCTTCTGAAAAAATCGAGGGCAAGCCCGATCAAAGCCTAGAGCCTTCGGCCTCCGCAAATGTTGAACCCCAGGCTCAGGAGAGCAATAACAATAGCAATGAGGATCAAATTGCTCAGGCCCTGGCAAAGGTTCAAAGTCAGGAAACAGCTTCCAATGAGCCCCTAACCGTTGCTGCAAGCGAAGAATCTGTGACCGATGCAGAAGAGGTGAAGGTGGTGAAGGTAAAAAAGACGGGCGAAGAGGCGGGAACCAAAAACAGCAAAAAGAGAGAAGAAAAGTCCGTTTATTATCAGGTGAAAAAGGGAGAGAACCTTACCCAAATTGCAGAACGATATAAGATAAGCGTGAGTGATCTCAAAGAGTGGAACAATTTGGAACGGCGTAAGAATTTGTGGGTGAATGAAAAACTATTAGTGAAAAATCCATCCAAAAATTCATCTCCTGTGGCAAGGTCGGTTGCCTCTAAGCCCAAGGTGATTGCCTACAAGGTGCAACGTGGAGACACGATTATAAAAATTGCGAAGCGTTACGATCTAAAACCCCAGGAAATCTTGAGCTACAATAAAATGAATCATAAAAATACAATCCGTCCCGGTTTAGTCCTGAAGATTCCCTCCAAATCTTCCAGGGCCTAG
- a CDS encoding YajQ family cyclic di-GMP-binding protein — protein MPSFDIVSELNPQEVDNAVNNAIKEITSRYDFKNSKSEIKLEKEVIKLLADDDYKMNAIKEILMSKMTKRGVDIQALEFGKVEPAGGSMLRSEVKLISGIETEKAKEINKAIKESKLKVNAQIQDEQLRVSGKNKDDLQAVMALVKGKDFKIPLQFRNFRD, from the coding sequence ATGCCCTCTTTCGATATTGTTTCAGAACTGAATCCACAAGAAGTCGACAACGCGGTGAATAATGCCATCAAGGAAATCACCAGCCGCTACGATTTTAAAAATTCAAAATCGGAAATCAAACTCGAGAAAGAAGTCATCAAACTCCTGGCCGACGATGATTATAAAATGAATGCCATCAAAGAAATCTTGATGAGCAAGATGACCAAGCGAGGCGTAGATATTCAGGCCTTGGAATTTGGAAAAGTAGAACCTGCAGGAGGCAGCATGTTGCGGAGTGAGGTGAAACTGATTTCAGGCATCGAGACGGAGAAAGCCAAAGAGATTAACAAGGCCATTAAAGAATCCAAACTCAAAGTGAATGCGCAAATTCAAGATGAGCAATTAAGAGTGAGCGGAAAAAATAAGGATGATTTGCAGGCGGTCATGGCCCTGGTGAAGGGGAAAGATTTTAAAATCCCCCTGCAGTTTCGAAATTTTAGGGATTAA
- a CDS encoding TIGR03960 family B12-binding radical SAM protein, with amino-acid sequence MQAQLYDILKRVKKPARYMGGEINAIVKNPAEVDFKMALVMPETYEIGQSNLGLKILYEVVNKIPGVAAERVYAPWVDFEQELRKAGLLPFSLENKIPLNQFDLIGFSLPYELSYTNILTLLDLAKIPFYAKDRDESYPLIIGGGNQAFNPEPVADFFDAFVVGDGEEALPRMIEVMRRLTNPSCLLRELSKIEGVYIPSFFDVSYLDDGRISEIKAKYPDYSGVKKSIVKDLDKTPFPVAPVVPSLKIVHDRLAVEVQRGCVRGCRFCQAGYISRPERQRSPENVLKIIEESMPKMGSEEISLLSLSVGDYGCLVPLVRELFDRYEKNKVSISLPATRTDTFSPEIIQEIKRVRMTGFTVAPEAGTPRMRRVINKGNSREDLMQTVENVSKEGWQLIKFYYMCGLPFETSEDLQGIIDEGRAALQIGKKYSGRTRIHLSVSPFVPKPHTPFQWERQDSLAEIRKKIFFMKDQIRDKALEFKYHDPEETYLEGVFARGDRRLAQTIIKAWELGCRFDGWEEQFDLGQWMKAFAECDIDPDFYVSRERTREEILPWDHLFTNLNKDFLWAQRDAARQEAYLPDCSTSVCNNCGVCDFKELKNINFGLAGVDAQGKTHLQQKSPHSPAAIDAGQETVVLKFSTRGRTLEKIKPNTLKRQFLIPSPLRGEGQGEGGKSPVQSNITLSPTLSPQGREGNAQKLLVNTDLEKDFKNFKQGTGEELPTSLPKVFYTSYRCRFTKIGEAAYLSHLEVMGVLKRALQRAQIQMRFSEGYHPQARLSLGQALSVGLESTSEYFDVEVEGKMDCAVFKQNLNPLLPRGFEVLSCEEIRQGTPSLSSATYASVWRISFLQDYPGGEKRLQERIEWLQSQAELIAIRASAGKVSRRVNIRPLIGDFVIHNSSEIGVTTKIVNGSGARPYEVLSHLFEKPEEMLKGVRILKVDSLLTQNA; translated from the coding sequence ATGCAAGCTCAACTTTACGACATCCTGAAACGCGTTAAAAAGCCCGCCCGCTATATGGGGGGTGAGATCAATGCCATCGTCAAAAATCCTGCAGAAGTAGATTTTAAAATGGCGCTCGTCATGCCCGAGACCTATGAAATTGGGCAGTCCAACCTGGGTTTAAAAATTTTATATGAAGTGGTTAATAAAATCCCCGGCGTAGCTGCAGAACGCGTTTATGCGCCTTGGGTGGATTTTGAACAGGAGTTGCGAAAAGCAGGGCTGCTGCCCTTTTCGCTCGAAAATAAAATCCCTTTAAATCAATTTGATCTGATTGGTTTTAGCCTTCCCTACGAACTCAGCTACACCAATATTTTGACCTTGCTCGATCTGGCCAAAATTCCTTTTTACGCCAAAGATCGTGATGAGTCTTATCCCTTGATCATCGGCGGAGGCAATCAGGCCTTTAACCCCGAACCCGTAGCGGATTTTTTTGATGCCTTTGTGGTGGGGGATGGGGAAGAGGCCTTGCCGCGGATGATTGAGGTGATGAGGAGATTGACAAACCCCTCCTGTCTCCTCCGCGAACTCTCCAAAATCGAAGGCGTCTACATCCCTTCTTTTTTTGATGTTTCTTATTTGGATGACGGTCGAATCTCCGAAATAAAAGCCAAATATCCGGATTATAGTGGTGTCAAAAAATCCATCGTTAAAGATTTGGATAAAACGCCTTTTCCGGTGGCGCCTGTAGTTCCTTCGCTAAAAATTGTCCACGATCGACTCGCCGTCGAAGTGCAGCGCGGTTGTGTGCGCGGTTGTCGTTTTTGCCAGGCGGGTTATATCTCGCGGCCCGAACGTCAGCGTTCTCCCGAAAATGTTTTAAAAATTATCGAAGAATCTATGCCCAAGATGGGCTCTGAAGAAATTTCCCTGCTTTCTTTATCGGTCGGCGATTATGGTTGCCTGGTGCCTTTGGTGCGCGAGTTGTTTGATCGTTACGAAAAAAATAAGGTATCCATCTCCCTGCCGGCCACACGTACCGATACCTTCTCGCCAGAAATTATTCAGGAAATCAAACGCGTGCGCATGACGGGCTTCACCGTGGCACCCGAGGCGGGAACTCCGCGCATGAGACGGGTGATCAACAAGGGAAATTCGCGCGAAGATCTGATGCAGACGGTTGAAAATGTTTCCAAAGAAGGCTGGCAGCTGATTAAATTTTATTACATGTGTGGACTGCCTTTTGAAACGTCCGAAGACCTGCAAGGTATTATCGATGAAGGTCGGGCGGCTTTACAGATTGGCAAAAAATATTCGGGTCGCACTCGAATTCATCTGAGCGTTTCTCCTTTTGTTCCCAAACCTCACACCCCTTTTCAGTGGGAAAGACAAGACAGTCTGGCGGAGATACGCAAAAAAATATTTTTCATGAAAGATCAGATTCGAGACAAGGCGCTGGAATTTAAATATCACGATCCCGAGGAGACTTACCTGGAAGGGGTATTTGCCCGGGGGGACCGTCGTTTGGCCCAAACGATCATCAAGGCCTGGGAATTAGGCTGTCGTTTTGATGGTTGGGAAGAACAGTTTGATTTGGGTCAGTGGATGAAGGCCTTTGCCGAGTGCGACATCGATCCTGATTTTTATGTGTCTCGTGAAAGAACGCGGGAAGAAATACTGCCTTGGGATCACTTGTTTACCAACCTGAACAAAGATTTTTTGTGGGCACAACGCGACGCCGCAAGACAAGAGGCCTACCTTCCCGATTGCTCCACCAGTGTTTGCAACAATTGTGGGGTCTGCGATTTTAAAGAATTAAAAAATATTAATTTTGGTCTGGCCGGTGTGGACGCACAAGGAAAGACACATCTGCAGCAAAAATCGCCGCATTCTCCAGCGGCCATTGATGCTGGGCAGGAAACAGTTGTGCTGAAGTTTTCCACACGGGGCAGGACCTTAGAAAAGATTAAACCTAATACTTTGAAGAGGCAATTTCTTATCCCCTCTCCCTTGAGGGGAGAGGGTCAGGGTGAGGGTGGAAAATCACCAGTACAGTCCAATATCACCCTCTCTCCAACTCTCTCCCCTCAAGGGAGAGAGGGAAATGCTCAAAAACTTTTAGTGAATACCGATTTAGAAAAAGATTTTAAAAATTTTAAACAAGGAACAGGAGAGGAACTACCCACCTCTCTTCCAAAGGTTTTCTACACTTCGTATCGTTGCCGTTTTACCAAAATAGGTGAAGCGGCCTATCTTTCCCATCTTGAAGTGATGGGAGTTCTAAAGCGGGCCTTGCAACGCGCACAAATCCAAATGCGTTTTAGCGAAGGCTATCATCCTCAAGCACGGCTCTCCCTGGGACAGGCCTTGTCCGTAGGTCTCGAGAGCACCTCCGAATATTTTGATGTGGAGGTGGAAGGGAAAATGGATTGCGCGGTCTTTAAGCAGAATCTGAATCCTTTACTCCCCCGTGGTTTTGAAGTGCTGAGTTGTGAGGAAATTCGTCAAGGGACTCCATCGCTGTCTAGCGCTACTTACGCCTCGGTCTGGAGGATTTCGTTCTTGCAGGATTATCCAGGCGGCGAAAAGCGGCTTCAAGAGCGCATTGAATGGCTTCAGTCTCAGGCAGAGCTGATTGCGATTCGAGCCTCGGCAGGGAAAGTAAGCAGGCGCGTGAATATCCGCCCCTTAATTGGTGATTTTGTCATCCACAATAGCAGTGAAATTGGAGTGACTACAAAAATCGTCAATGGCAGCGGTGCGCGACCTTACGAAGTGCTCTCTCATTTGTTTGAGAAACCGGAAGAGATGTTGAAAGGTGTTCGTATCTTAAAGGTAGATTCCCTCCTGACACAAAATGCCTAA
- a CDS encoding Rne/Rng family ribonuclease, which yields MPNELLVNVTSHETRAAFLENGVLSELFIERESEKGSAGNIYKGKVQRVLPGMNAAFVEIGQDKAGFLYASDFSEEMKNLDTEDEDEELLPHPDPLLLQEREVTGEASPQKKQKRSYRWGGREPIQNLLKAGQDILVQITREPISTKGARITSHISLPGRFLVYMPTWGRLGVSKKIASYDERRRLRDILRKNRPAEGGFIVRTAAEGVSEEMIEQDVQFLCKLWQEILGKKEKSKAPCLIQSELDISFRALRDLYAVGVDRICVDNVEEHSKLKQFVERFMPENLSGLQLYQEEKPIFDHFGIEPEINRALGKKVWLKSGGYLIIEQTEALTTIDVNTGKFTGKKNLEETILKINLEAVQEIAYQVKIRNIGGIIILDLIDMEKRGNREKVYADLSEALKKDRAKTSITKISEIGLIEMTRKRSRESLKGVLGSECPYCDGKGYIKSESTVVYDIFRQARRELDHWEAKKMVVKMHPKVLNLMNQLERQGIEEFERKSGKKLEFKACESFHVEQFEFVVAGG from the coding sequence ATGCCTAATGAATTATTAGTCAACGTCACCTCCCACGAAACCCGGGCGGCTTTTTTAGAAAATGGGGTTTTATCTGAACTTTTTATTGAGCGGGAATCTGAAAAAGGCTCTGCGGGCAATATCTACAAGGGCAAGGTACAGCGCGTGTTGCCGGGGATGAATGCCGCCTTTGTTGAAATTGGTCAGGATAAGGCAGGCTTTCTCTATGCCTCCGATTTTAGCGAAGAGATGAAGAATCTGGATACGGAGGATGAGGATGAGGAGCTACTACCTCACCCTGACCCTCTCCTGCTCCAGGAGAGGGAAGTCACGGGTGAAGCTTCTCCTCAGAAAAAACAAAAACGGAGTTATCGTTGGGGGGGGCGGGAACCCATTCAAAATCTGCTCAAAGCGGGTCAGGATATTCTGGTTCAGATCACCCGCGAACCCATCAGTACCAAGGGTGCGCGCATTACCTCGCACATCTCGCTGCCAGGGCGCTTTCTGGTTTATATGCCCACCTGGGGCAGATTGGGAGTGTCCAAAAAAATTGCCTCTTATGACGAACGTCGACGCTTGAGGGATATCCTCAGAAAAAATCGTCCCGCAGAAGGGGGCTTTATCGTGCGGACGGCGGCCGAAGGCGTGAGCGAAGAAATGATTGAGCAGGATGTTCAGTTCTTGTGCAAGCTGTGGCAGGAAATTTTAGGAAAAAAAGAGAAAAGTAAGGCCCCTTGCCTCATTCAGTCGGAGCTGGACATCAGTTTCAGGGCCCTGCGTGATCTCTATGCCGTGGGGGTGGACCGTATCTGCGTCGACAATGTCGAAGAACATTCCAAACTGAAGCAATTCGTCGAACGCTTCATGCCCGAAAACTTGTCTGGTCTTCAACTTTATCAGGAAGAAAAACCTATTTTCGATCATTTTGGAATCGAACCCGAAATTAATCGTGCCCTGGGAAAAAAAGTCTGGTTGAAAAGCGGGGGCTATCTCATCATCGAACAAACCGAAGCCCTTACCACCATTGACGTGAACACGGGAAAATTCACGGGGAAGAAAAACCTGGAAGAGACTATCCTCAAGATCAACCTGGAAGCCGTGCAGGAGATTGCTTACCAGGTCAAGATCCGCAACATCGGCGGTATTATTATCTTGGACCTCATTGATATGGAAAAAAGAGGGAATCGTGAAAAGGTCTATGCCGATTTGTCCGAGGCCCTCAAAAAAGACCGCGCCAAAACGAGTATTACGAAAATCAGCGAGATCGGCCTCATCGAAATGACGCGAAAACGCTCCCGTGAAAGTCTGAAAGGCGTGCTGGGTTCGGAGTGCCCTTACTGCGACGGAAAAGGTTATATCAAAAGTGAATCGACGGTGGTCTACGACATCTTCAGACAGGCCCGCCGCGAACTGGACCATTGGGAAGCCAAGAAAATGGTCGTTAAAATGCATCCCAAGGTGCTGAATTTAATGAATCAACTCGAACGACAGGGGATTGAAGAGTTTGAACGGAAATCGGGAAAAAAACTGGAGTTTAAGGCCTGTGAGAGCTTTCATGTCGAGCAATTTGAGTTTGTGGTGGCGGGAGGGTGA
- the rplU gene encoding 50S ribosomal protein L21 — translation MYAVIKTGGKQYRIQEGEIVRVEKLPGVEGQAITFNHVLFTSDGEKIQMGAPLVDSASVEAEITRNGRDKKVLVFKKKRRKGYSKKQGHRQDFTEVKVLKINA, via the coding sequence ATGTACGCAGTCATTAAAACCGGCGGTAAGCAGTATCGAATTCAAGAAGGTGAAATCGTTCGTGTTGAAAAACTTCCTGGCGTAGAAGGTCAGGCCATTACTTTCAATCATGTGCTTTTCACCAGCGATGGAGAAAAAATTCAAATGGGTGCTCCTTTGGTCGATAGTGCTTCAGTGGAAGCAGAGATCACCCGCAACGGGCGTGATAAAAAGGTCCTGGTCTTCAAAAAGAAACGTCGTAAAGGCTATTCAAAAAAGCAGGGGCATCGACAAGATTTTACGGAAGTAAAAGTTCTAAAGATAAATGCGTAG
- the rpmA gene encoding 50S ribosomal protein L27 encodes MAHKKAGGSSRNGRDSNGQRRGVKTYGSEKIHAGTILVRQVGTKIHPGVNVGVGKDWTLFAKIDGQVKYERLGKDRKKVSVYPVVASA; translated from the coding sequence ATGGCACACAAGAAAGCTGGCGGATCGTCCCGCAATGGTCGTGATTCTAATGGTCAACGCCGTGGGGTAAAGACTTACGGTTCTGAAAAAATTCATGCAGGCACTATTCTGGTAAGACAGGTTGGCACCAAGATTCATCCTGGGGTCAATGTGGGTGTGGGTAAAGATTGGACCTTGTTTGCTAAAATCGATGGCCAAGTAAAATATGAGCGTTTGGGAAAAGACCGTAAGAAAGTAAGTGTGTATCCTGTTGTGGCGAGCGCTTAA
- the obgE gene encoding GTPase ObgE, protein MRFIDEAKIFVKAGDGGNGSHAFRREAHEPRGGPSGGDGGRGGSVYLVADPQASTLADFRYRREFKAPRGEHGRGKDQYGRSGEDVEIKVPLGTLVKDEEGFLIVDMSQAGQRFEIAKGGRGGRGNIHFTTPTNRAPRRSDPGEPGEEKTIFFELKLLADVGLVGRPNAGKSTFLSRISNAKPKIADYPFTTLSPVLGVVEPKDLPHFTVADIPGLIEGAHEGAGLGHEFLRHIERNRVLLHLIDVSNPEEDPWEAYEEIRKELLTYDKALSKKPEWVVFTKMEVNTDKKILQRHQKFFEKKKKKVFLISSVTGEGLKDLIEKLGVFLARKNFSRLLPDFRSTD, encoded by the coding sequence ATGCGCTTTATTGATGAAGCCAAAATATTTGTGAAAGCGGGTGACGGAGGCAATGGTTCTCATGCCTTTAGGCGAGAGGCCCATGAACCTCGCGGAGGCCCGAGTGGAGGCGATGGAGGACGTGGCGGGTCTGTTTATTTAGTGGCAGATCCTCAGGCCTCTACCTTAGCCGATTTTCGTTATCGACGAGAATTTAAGGCCCCTCGGGGCGAACATGGCCGAGGAAAAGATCAATATGGAAGATCGGGGGAAGACGTAGAAATTAAGGTCCCCTTGGGAACTTTGGTGAAAGATGAAGAGGGCTTTTTAATCGTCGACATGTCTCAAGCAGGTCAGCGTTTTGAGATTGCAAAAGGGGGGCGCGGTGGACGGGGGAATATCCACTTCACTACCCCTACCAATCGCGCGCCTCGCCGATCGGACCCGGGTGAGCCTGGTGAAGAAAAAACAATCTTCTTCGAACTCAAATTATTGGCCGACGTAGGGCTGGTGGGAAGGCCCAATGCCGGAAAGTCCACTTTCCTTTCCAGAATTTCCAACGCCAAACCAAAAATTGCCGATTATCCTTTTACCACTTTAAGCCCAGTGCTGGGCGTCGTGGAACCGAAGGATTTACCGCATTTTACCGTAGCCGATATCCCCGGTTTAATTGAAGGGGCCCATGAAGGAGCCGGTTTGGGGCATGAGTTTTTGCGGCACATCGAGCGTAATCGGGTGCTGCTTCATCTGATTGATGTCTCCAATCCCGAAGAAGACCCTTGGGAAGCTTATGAAGAAATTCGAAAGGAACTCCTCACTTACGATAAGGCATTATCCAAAAAGCCCGAATGGGTCGTGTTCACCAAAATGGAAGTGAATACGGATAAAAAAATTTTGCAAAGGCATCAAAAATTCTTTGAAAAGAAAAAGAAAAAAGTTTTTTTGATTTCCTCGGTGACGGGGGAGGGCCTTAAGGACTTGATTGAGAAGTTGGGAGTTTTTTTGGCAAGAAAAAACTTCAGTAGACTTCTTCCCGACTTCCGCAGTACAGATTAA